Proteins encoded together in one Phyllostomus discolor isolate MPI-MPIP mPhyDis1 chromosome 6, mPhyDis1.pri.v3, whole genome shotgun sequence window:
- the RNASEH2C gene encoding ribonuclease H2 subunit C, whose protein sequence is MESGDEEGVEKRRVHLRPDTLRSATPATLHLLPCDVPVNRPAPVGSFFTPAIRQGPEGLEVSFRGRSLRGEEVEVPPGLAGYVMVMEEKEEVLVRKQGFPQGSDNDEQQQELLEPPEAALERDFDRVIRASGSFSHFTVWGLETAPGPDAKVRAALTWPSLAAAIHAQVPGD, encoded by the exons ATGGAGAGCGGCGACGAGGAAGGCGTGGAGAAGCGCCGAGTCCACCTACGCCCGGACACTCTACGCAGCGCCACTCCCGCCACGCTGCACCTTCTACCCTGTGACGTCCCCGTTAACCGGCCTGCCCCCGTGGGGAGCTTCTTCACCCCGGCCATCCGTCAGGGTCCCGAAG GACTCGAAGTGTCGTTTCGGGGCCGCAGCCTGcggggagaggaggtggaggtgCCGCCCGGCCTCGCGGGATATGTGATGGtgatggaagagaaggaagaggtgtTGGTGAGGAAGCAGGGCTTCCCGCAGGGGTCGGACAATGACGAGCAACAGCAGGAGCTGCTGGAGCCCCCGGAGGCGGCCCTGGAGCGGGACTTC GACCGCGTTATCAGAGCCTCCGGCAGTTTCAGCCACTTCACCGTGTGGGGCCTGGAGACTGCCCCTGGCCCGGATGCCAAAGTGCGTGCGGCCCTAACCTGGCCCAGCCTCGCTGCAGCG ATTCACGCACAGGTGCCGGGGGACTGA